In candidate division WOR-3 bacterium, a single window of DNA contains:
- a CDS encoding zinc ribbon domain-containing protein produces MDTEEKKICPKCNYLGGEMDNICPYCGIELISKCPQCGARIKSAFAEYCFACGLRFADAIRDNPHSNQRPSAHFAKQKKKGGDVKAKRGRQRDKERWRRR; encoded by the coding sequence GTGGATACCGAAGAAAAAAAAATCTGTCCCAAGTGCAACTATCTTGGTGGTGAAATGGATAACATCTGCCCTTATTGCGGGATAGAGTTAATCTCTAAATGTCCACAATGCGGGGCAAGGATAAAGAGTGCATTTGCCGAATATTGCTTTGCCTGTGGTCTTCGGTTTGCGGATGCCATCCGCGATAATCCGCATTCTAATCAGCGTCCATCCGCGCATTTTGCGAAGCAAAAAAAGAAAGGAGGTGATGTTAAGGCAAAGAGAGGGAGACAGAGAGACAAGGAGAGATGGAGACGGAGATGA
- a CDS encoding T9SS type A sorting domain-containing protein: MNNLQKISIITIALLAIMSADNPGPLWTDQDVVIDSARAYQGVSVATRRSNGEIFVAVSGRFFEDTTRYGIRVYRSLDGINWSQYLWFSISQGHLQNPSMTIFTAQDSEFLYVAFDLWDVGANEYNTRAYRRNLALSSGLFRDISVIAGVPERDPSLCTSSPAHPNGPWLFCAFTSFDSIAFIRSSDYGMTWTDRQIIGYPSTNYGFLNPSCAYGWISTPPDSMSVGVAWQLLSNDETNGKIIFRKNTLNGMPGRWRPLIEFIPSVNCRDGFPHLQMTHGGFPSALITFVRIDTLEDNADLYYFFSTNGGDNWNYGIIYDSNSTANVAHCLVIDDSLGYYHVAYRGAEEEIFYQKVRYDSVSSPWSASINVKNGSSSCNPYYFPAVGQRNGEPYVCWVDYDPPVKLKFDAQWLQTGIKENQSARVPSPITITSNPVRDKFRVNYQVKNQGRVRIELYDISGRLVAGLFESDMHAGQHGTKVETKALSAGVYFVVVDTPDGRFSGRVVVVR, translated from the coding sequence ATGAATAATTTACAAAAAATCTCAATAATAACAATCGCCTTATTGGCGATAATGTCTGCAGACAATCCGGGTCCTTTGTGGACAGACCAGGATGTTGTGATTGATAGTGCAAGGGCTTATCAGGGTGTTTCAGTTGCAACCCGTCGCTCAAATGGTGAAATATTCGTTGCGGTATCAGGAAGATTCTTTGAAGACACCACACGCTACGGGATAAGGGTATATCGCTCGCTTGATGGTATAAACTGGAGTCAATATCTGTGGTTCAGCATAAGTCAGGGGCATTTGCAGAATCCCTCAATGACTATCTTTACTGCGCAAGACTCAGAATTTCTGTATGTGGCATTTGACCTCTGGGATGTGGGGGCAAACGAATATAATACCCGTGCTTATCGTCGTAATCTGGCATTGTCTTCTGGCCTATTCAGAGATATCTCAGTAATAGCCGGAGTACCTGAGCGAGACCCGAGTCTCTGCACCAGTAGTCCAGCTCATCCCAATGGTCCCTGGCTTTTCTGTGCCTTTACGAGTTTTGATTCAATCGCCTTTATCCGTTCTTCAGATTATGGTATGACCTGGACCGACCGGCAGATCATCGGTTATCCGAGTACAAATTATGGATTTTTAAACCCGAGCTGTGCCTATGGTTGGATTTCAACTCCACCTGATTCAATGTCGGTTGGAGTTGCCTGGCAACTTTTGAGCAACGATGAAACGAACGGAAAGATAATCTTCAGAAAGAATACCTTGAATGGTATGCCCGGGCGTTGGCGTCCATTAATTGAGTTTATTCCGTCAGTAAATTGCCGTGATGGTTTTCCCCATTTACAGATGACCCATGGGGGATTTCCTTCAGCATTAATAACTTTTGTCCGAATAGATACATTAGAAGATAATGCTGATTTATATTATTTTTTTAGCACCAACGGTGGGGATAACTGGAATTATGGTATAATCTACGATTCAAATTCAACCGCGAATGTCGCTCATTGTCTTGTAATTGATGATAGTCTTGGCTATTACCATGTAGCATACCGTGGAGCGGAAGAGGAGATATTTTACCAGAAGGTAAGGTATGACAGTGTATCATCACCTTGGTCAGCATCAATTAATGTCAAGAATGGTAGTAGTAGCTGTAACCCATACTATTTTCCCGCAGTCGGTCAGCGTAATGGCGAACCTTATGTGTGCTGGGTTGACTACGATCCACCTGTCAAACTCAAATTTGATGCCCAGTGGCTACAGACTGGAATTAAAGAAAATCAATCTGCAAGAGTGCCAAGTCCAATAACGATTACCTCCAATCCGGTAAGAGATAAATTTAGAGTTAATTATCAAGTTAAAAATCAAGGGCGGGTAAGGATTGAATTGTATGATATTTCAGGAAGGCTGGTTGCGGGTCTATTTGAATCGGATATGCATGCGGGTCAGCACGGGACAAAAGTTGAGACCAAAGCTCTTTCTGCGGGAGTATATTTTGTTGTCGTTGATACCCCTGATGGCAGATTTTCAGGGCGGGTTGTGGTGGTGAGATAA